From one Nematostella vectensis chromosome 7, jaNemVect1.1, whole genome shotgun sequence genomic stretch:
- the LOC116619631 gene encoding WSC domain-containing protein ARB_07867, producing the protein MANLKGSLTRAFLLITSTRILYVMSALPPDLYMGCYKDTIPRDLVYGIRISGQTPLKCLAKCLQLGYMFFGLQDTTECRCDNDYGGVYGLADSSCSYGCQGNSNLKCGGSMINSVYRVETMISQYLGCYKEGTPRDLWGDQSLLDGTLSASEVCVERCKKKGFHFAGVKNYAVCSCGVSFGRYGKANPKDCNPKCSSGEHCSAIDANSIYRTAEANLYIGCYIDNSDRDLSTFVGHFKDNTPITCCARCRVRGYRYCGVQDGNNCFCGNGYGKHGEGANCILSCTGDSSIKCGGVWRNSIYAVEAATEPPPQPGHEYVYTSLQGIAPLTRDHVIYTEKSVRDVYTCSHYCELVPACQSINYDPVTMVCEMNNVTSSVVGPTARGDSSYWAPVKYFVMESP; encoded by the exons ATGGCTAACCTCAAGGGAAGTCTTACGCGGGCATTTCTCCTTATTACG tCAACAAGGATTCTTTACGTCATGAGCG CTCTCCCCCCGGATTTGTACATGGGATGTTATAAGGACACCATTCCACGTGACCTCGTCTACGGTATTCGAATCTCAGGACAAACACCGCTCAAATGTCTCGCAAA GTGTCTTCAGCTTGGATACATGTTCTTCGGTCTGCAGGACACCACCGAGTGTCGATGCGACAACGACTACGGAGGTGTATATGGGTTGGCAGACAGCAGTTGTAGCTACGGATGTCAGGGGAACAGCAACCTCAAGTGCGGTGGAAGTATGATCAACTCCGTCTACAGAGTAG AAACCATGATTTCTCAATACCTGGGCTGTTACAAAGAGGGCACGCCACGTGACCTATGGGGCGACCAATCACTGCTCGATGGAACACTGTCTGCCTCGGAGGTGTGTGTTGAGAGATGCAAGAAAAAAGGATTCCACTTCGCAGGTGTTAAAAACTACGCCGTTTGCAGCTGTGGAGTTAGCTTTGGGCGGTACGGGAAAGCGAACCCGAAAGACTGCAACCCGAAGTGCAGTAGCGGAGAACATTGCAGCGCGATCGATGCTAACagtatctacagaacag CTGAGGCCAACCTTTACATCGGCTGCTACATTGATAATTCGGACCGTGACTTGTCAACTTTTGTTGGTCATTTCAAGGACAACACACCAATCACATGCTGTGCCAG GTGCCGAGTCAGAGGATATAGGTACTGTGGTGTTCAAGATGGTAACAACTGCTTTTGTGGGAATGGTTATGGAAAACACGGAGAAGGAGCTAATTGCATCCTGTCTTGTACGGGAGATTCATCTATTAAGTGTGGAGGTGTCTGGAGGAACTCCATCTACGCTGTAG AAGCTGCGACCGAACCACCACCTCAACCAGGACATGAGTACGTTTACACTAGCCTACAAGGCATTGCGCCCCTCACCAGAGACCACGTGATCTACACCGAGAAGTCTGTCCGTGACGTGTACACCTGCTCCCACTACTGCGAACTCGTGCCTGCCTGTCAATCAATTAATTACGACCCCGTTACCATGGTGTGCGAAATGAACaacgtgacgtcatctgtgGTCGGTCCAACAGCGAGGGGAGATTCCAGTTACTGGGCGCCTGTTAAATACTTTGTAATGGAATCACCGTGA